From a single Planctellipticum variicoloris genomic region:
- a CDS encoding polysaccharide deacetylase family protein: MNEQDLPKLSRRDWLARVAAVAATFPFFSSQLSADEPKPPALIAITLDLEMSQDYPQRGLKEWNFQKGNLDDATKQYAVEAARRVKAAGGVIHFFCVGRVLEQPDVEWLKELHAEGHPIGNHTYDHVNVKARTAVESQFRFQRSPWLVEGRSAEDVIRENIRLTTLALKERCGIAARGFRTPGGFHDSLGDRPDVQQWLLDEGFRWVSSKYPVHETGKPGEAPTEAVYDSITGSVYAAQPFVYRSGLVEIPMSPISDVTAFRSNRWKREWFLEAIRRSVTCAIDSGQVFDFLAHPSCLCVEDPDFESIDLICKLANQAGAKAKLASLDEIAERALVVPKP, from the coding sequence ATGAACGAACAGGACCTCCCGAAACTCTCGCGGCGCGACTGGCTGGCCCGTGTCGCAGCGGTCGCGGCGACGTTCCCGTTCTTTTCCAGTCAACTTTCCGCCGACGAGCCCAAACCGCCGGCCCTGATCGCCATCACGCTCGATCTGGAAATGAGCCAGGACTACCCGCAACGCGGTCTGAAGGAATGGAACTTCCAGAAGGGAAACCTCGACGACGCCACCAAGCAGTACGCCGTCGAAGCGGCCCGGCGAGTCAAAGCAGCCGGCGGCGTCATCCACTTCTTCTGCGTAGGCCGCGTTCTCGAACAGCCCGACGTCGAGTGGCTCAAGGAACTGCACGCCGAAGGCCACCCGATCGGCAATCACACCTACGACCACGTCAACGTGAAGGCCCGGACCGCCGTCGAATCGCAGTTCCGTTTCCAGCGCTCGCCCTGGCTCGTCGAAGGACGCAGCGCGGAAGACGTCATCCGCGAAAACATCCGGCTGACAACCCTCGCCCTCAAGGAACGTTGCGGTATCGCCGCCCGCGGCTTCCGGACCCCCGGAGGCTTCCACGACAGCCTAGGAGACCGCCCCGACGTGCAGCAGTGGCTGCTCGACGAAGGCTTCCGCTGGGTCAGCTCAAAGTATCCCGTTCACGAAACCGGCAAACCCGGCGAAGCCCCGACCGAAGCCGTCTACGACTCCATCACCGGTTCGGTCTACGCAGCGCAACCCTTCGTCTATCGGAGCGGGCTCGTTGAAATTCCGATGAGCCCGATCAGCGATGTGACCGCCTTCCGCAGCAATCGCTGGAAACGCGAGTGGTTCCTGGAGGCGATTCGCCGGTCCGTGACATGCGCCATCGATTCCGGCCAGGTTTTCGATTTCCTGGCGCATCCTTCGTGCCTGTGCGTGGAAGACCCTGACTTCGAGTCGATCGATCTGATCTGCAAGCTGGCCAATCAGGCCGGTGCGAAAGCCAAGCTGGCCTCGCTCGATGAAATCGCGGAGCGGGCACTGGTCGTGCCGAAACCGTGA
- a CDS encoding PVC-type heme-binding CxxCH protein, producing the protein MAQWRTLIVAVSLMTADGVARAQGHSPAEAPGRMTPAAGLKVELVASEPLVRQPVAIDFDDRGRLWVIQYLQYPNPAGLERVQVDRFSRTKYDRVPDPPPYGPVGADRLTILEDRDGDGRMDASHDFVSGLNLASGFAFGHGGVFVLNVPYLLFYPDRDRNDVPDSDPEVLLTGFGMEDAHSVANSLTWGPDGWLYGCQGSTVTANIRGSEFQQGVWRYHPRTRQFELFSEGGGNSWGLDFDRDGQLLYSTNVGGSVMLHARPGASLWKQFGKHGALHHPYAFGYFEHVPHTNFHGGHVTVGGLLYRGDNLPAEYRGKYLGGDLLGHQVLWHDVTPDGSTFRSSYGGTLLAANDTWFATSDLALGPDGAIYVADWHDQRTAHPDPDAEWDRTNGRILRISGTQSVRKPVLDPNTLSSADLVQLLDSSNDWLVRRARRILSERQDPAVWGTLRERLTQPAQAVTIEKNPQAEVLWALAVSGGFDDATALTCLSHAAPAVRAWAVRLLGDRGRVSAPLAQRLRELAGEESVPAVRAELAATARRLPAAEGLPIALVLVGRDLERNDQHIPLLLWWAIEQHALTAPQPLVDFFTSPAGRESATAKTFLAPRLLRRYAAQATPDALAAVQKLIPVLGEESALSELQQGLQLASQPATAESLRPVIEPLWRSETSSPRLIALALQAQLPGARERWSSLLADPAIPAKSKTDLLALAPASGGDRDARTLLALLEPASPDPVRLAAIQALSRISDESIPREILRQYPVWSSSAKAQARELLLSRASWAALLLNEVDAGRLPATEIPVADLTRVALHRDKQLDQLVRKHWGIVTSGTPEERLAEVRRFNNDLRASAGVPANGSLIYKKLCATCHPRAGEGTRVGPDLAHANRQDRQFLLTSLVDPSAQIRGEYVQHVLQTTDGRVYTGLLVEQNAAAVALRTAKQELITIPRADIEALETSTVSLMPENLLKPLAPQELRDLFSYLESPGTLAP; encoded by the coding sequence ATGGCGCAATGGCGGACGCTGATTGTTGCAGTCAGCCTGATGACGGCAGACGGTGTGGCCCGCGCTCAAGGCCATTCGCCCGCTGAGGCTCCCGGGCGAATGACGCCGGCGGCGGGACTGAAGGTCGAGCTCGTCGCGAGCGAGCCGCTGGTGCGGCAGCCGGTCGCCATCGATTTCGACGATCGCGGCCGCCTATGGGTCATCCAGTACCTGCAGTACCCCAACCCTGCGGGGTTGGAGCGGGTGCAGGTCGACCGCTTCTCACGAACGAAGTACGACCGCGTCCCCGATCCGCCTCCCTACGGACCGGTCGGCGCGGATCGCCTGACGATCCTCGAAGACCGCGACGGCGACGGGCGGATGGACGCCTCGCACGACTTCGTCAGCGGGCTCAATCTGGCGAGCGGATTCGCCTTCGGCCACGGCGGCGTCTTCGTCCTCAACGTCCCTTACCTCCTCTTCTATCCCGATCGCGACCGCAATGACGTGCCGGACAGCGATCCGGAAGTGTTGCTGACCGGCTTCGGGATGGAGGATGCCCATTCGGTGGCCAACTCGCTCACCTGGGGACCGGACGGCTGGCTCTACGGCTGCCAGGGAAGCACGGTCACGGCGAACATCCGCGGCAGTGAATTCCAGCAGGGAGTCTGGCGGTATCATCCGCGCACGCGACAGTTCGAGCTGTTCTCCGAAGGAGGCGGGAACTCCTGGGGACTCGACTTCGACCGCGACGGGCAGCTCCTCTACAGCACCAACGTCGGCGGCTCGGTCATGCTGCACGCCCGACCGGGCGCCTCGCTCTGGAAACAGTTCGGCAAGCACGGCGCCCTGCACCATCCCTACGCCTTCGGTTACTTCGAACACGTCCCGCACACAAACTTCCACGGAGGCCACGTCACCGTCGGCGGCCTGCTCTATCGCGGCGACAATCTCCCCGCAGAGTACCGCGGCAAATATCTCGGCGGAGATCTGTTGGGGCATCAGGTTTTGTGGCACGACGTTACGCCGGACGGCTCGACCTTCCGTTCGTCCTATGGCGGAACGCTGCTAGCCGCCAACGACACCTGGTTTGCAACGTCGGACCTCGCGCTGGGACCGGACGGCGCGATCTACGTCGCAGACTGGCACGACCAGCGGACCGCGCACCCCGATCCCGATGCCGAATGGGATCGGACCAACGGACGCATCCTGCGGATCTCCGGCACGCAATCGGTCCGCAAGCCCGTCCTCGATCCCAACACGCTGTCATCGGCCGATCTGGTCCAGCTTCTCGACAGTTCGAACGACTGGCTGGTCCGCCGTGCCCGGCGAATTCTCAGCGAGCGCCAGGATCCCGCGGTCTGGGGAACACTACGAGAACGCCTGACGCAACCCGCGCAGGCCGTCACCATCGAAAAAAATCCGCAGGCGGAAGTCCTCTGGGCGCTGGCCGTGAGTGGCGGTTTCGACGACGCCACGGCTCTGACCTGCCTGTCGCATGCGGCCCCCGCGGTCCGGGCCTGGGCCGTCCGACTCCTCGGCGACCGCGGTCGCGTTTCCGCCCCGCTCGCTCAACGACTTCGCGAACTGGCCGGCGAAGAATCCGTCCCCGCAGTCCGGGCGGAACTGGCGGCGACCGCCCGGCGTCTCCCCGCGGCGGAGGGTCTGCCGATTGCTCTGGTACTGGTCGGGCGCGATCTCGAACGCAACGATCAGCACATCCCGCTCCTGCTCTGGTGGGCCATCGAGCAGCATGCGTTGACGGCCCCGCAGCCTCTCGTGGACTTCTTCACGTCACCCGCCGGTCGGGAATCCGCGACGGCAAAGACGTTTCTGGCTCCGCGGCTGCTGCGACGCTACGCCGCGCAAGCCACGCCTGACGCTCTGGCCGCCGTTCAAAAACTGATCCCGGTTCTCGGCGAGGAATCGGCCCTGTCCGAACTGCAGCAGGGTCTGCAACTGGCGAGCCAGCCGGCGACTGCGGAAAGCCTCCGCCCGGTGATCGAGCCGCTGTGGCGATCAGAGACCAGCAGCCCCCGACTGATCGCCCTGGCCCTGCAGGCGCAATTGCCGGGGGCGCGAGAACGCTGGAGCAGCTTGCTGGCCGATCCCGCCATCCCGGCGAAGTCCAAGACAGACTTGCTCGCACTGGCCCCGGCATCGGGCGGAGATCGCGATGCCCGGACGCTGCTGGCCCTGCTGGAACCGGCGTCGCCCGATCCCGTGCGACTGGCGGCAATCCAGGCGCTCTCCCGCATCTCGGACGAATCCATCCCCCGGGAAATCCTGCGCCAATATCCCGTGTGGTCATCATCCGCAAAGGCGCAAGCCCGAGAATTACTCCTCAGCCGCGCCAGTTGGGCCGCTCTGCTGCTCAACGAAGTCGATGCCGGTCGGCTGCCGGCCACGGAAATCCCCGTCGCCGACCTGACCCGCGTGGCCCTGCACCGCGACAAGCAACTCGATCAGCTCGTCCGCAAACACTGGGGCATCGTGACCAGCGGCACGCCGGAGGAGCGCCTCGCGGAAGTCCGCCGGTTCAACAACGACCTGCGGGCTTCGGCGGGCGTCCCGGCGAATGGTTCCCTGATCTACAAGAAGCTCTGCGCCACCTGCCACCCCCGCGCCGGCGAAGGGACGCGCGTCGGCCCCGACCTGGCCCACGCCAACCGGCAGGACCGCCAGTTTCTGCTGACCAGCCTGGTCGATCCCAGCGCCCAGATCCGCGGCGAGTACGTCCAGCACGTCCTGCAGACGACCGACGGCCGCGTCTACACCGGCCTCCTCGTCGAACAGAACGCCGCCGCGGTTGCGCTGCGAACCGCGAAGCAGGAGCTGATCACCATTCCGCGCGCCGACATCGAAGCGCTCGAAACATCCACCGTCTCGCTGATGCCCGAAAACCTGCTGAAACCCCTCGCGCCGCAGGAACTGCGGGACTTGTTTTCCTACCTGGAATCCCCCGGAACGCTCGCCCCCTGA
- a CDS encoding DUF542 domain-containing protein: MECGLEDSVVDWVLEHPAALMVFEQFGIDATCAGKSLEYVCRQAGIDPAVVLAELRRVVGAV; the protein is encoded by the coding sequence ATGGAGTGCGGGCTGGAGGACAGCGTGGTCGACTGGGTGCTGGAGCACCCGGCCGCGCTGATGGTCTTCGAGCAGTTCGGCATCGACGCGACGTGCGCGGGGAAGTCGCTGGAGTACGTCTGCCGGCAGGCGGGGATTGATCCGGCGGTGGTGCTGGCGGAGCTGCGGCGGGTGGTTGGGGCCGTGTAG
- a CDS encoding Gfo/Idh/MocA family protein has product MPAQPHRRQFLQSTAFASAAIALGPFVHVASAQEPTEPTSPNERWRIGCIGMRYQGSVITREALPYGDVVAISDVDKNVREQARASFGSTAAIYENYRDMLEKQKLDVILIGAPDHWHTKMVLDAVRAGKDVYCEKPLTLTIDEGKLLCKVVEETGRVVQVGSWQRSDARFRQAVEMVHAGRIGKLEKVTVLMGKNTQGGPFETAPIPKQLNWNLWQGQTPDVPYIPERSHYTFRWWYAYSGGEMTDTGAHHLDIAQWGIGAQHSGPVEIEATAKYPDVPNGYDVAVDYHAKYRYANGVELEVLDSPRGDHNRNGVMFEGTGGRLFVNRGVIAGKPVEELATKPLPREAFQLYGYDNTARPERMGKIDAIKNHMGNFYDCTKSRKTPISDVVSQHRSASLCHLGNIAMRVGAKLTWDPAAEQFTGEHAARANPHQSREQRSGFETV; this is encoded by the coding sequence ATGCCCGCGCAGCCGCACCGTCGTCAGTTCCTGCAGAGCACTGCTTTCGCCTCGGCGGCCATCGCCCTCGGTCCCTTCGTGCATGTTGCGTCGGCCCAGGAACCGACCGAGCCGACCTCGCCCAACGAACGCTGGCGGATCGGCTGCATCGGCATGCGATATCAGGGCTCGGTGATTACTCGCGAAGCGCTCCCGTACGGCGATGTCGTGGCGATTTCCGACGTCGACAAGAACGTCCGCGAGCAGGCCCGCGCCAGCTTCGGCAGCACGGCGGCGATCTACGAAAACTATCGCGACATGCTGGAGAAGCAGAAGCTCGACGTCATCCTGATCGGCGCGCCGGATCACTGGCACACGAAGATGGTCCTCGACGCAGTCCGGGCGGGCAAAGACGTCTACTGCGAGAAGCCCCTCACGCTGACCATCGACGAAGGGAAACTGCTCTGCAAGGTGGTCGAAGAGACCGGCCGAGTCGTGCAGGTCGGTTCGTGGCAGCGGAGCGACGCCCGGTTCCGGCAGGCGGTGGAGATGGTTCATGCCGGCCGAATCGGCAAGCTGGAAAAGGTCACTGTGCTGATGGGGAAGAACACGCAGGGGGGCCCGTTCGAGACCGCTCCGATTCCCAAGCAACTCAACTGGAATCTGTGGCAGGGGCAGACGCCCGACGTCCCCTATATCCCGGAGCGGTCGCACTACACGTTCCGCTGGTGGTACGCCTATTCAGGGGGGGAGATGACCGACACCGGAGCGCATCACCTCGATATCGCCCAGTGGGGAATCGGCGCCCAGCATTCCGGCCCCGTGGAGATCGAAGCGACCGCCAAGTACCCCGATGTTCCCAACGGCTACGACGTGGCGGTCGATTACCACGCGAAATACCGCTACGCGAACGGCGTCGAGCTGGAAGTCCTCGACTCGCCCCGCGGCGATCACAATCGCAACGGGGTGATGTTCGAAGGGACCGGCGGCCGGCTGTTCGTCAACCGGGGCGTGATTGCGGGCAAGCCGGTCGAAGAGCTGGCGACGAAGCCGCTGCCGCGCGAGGCGTTTCAGCTCTACGGCTACGACAACACGGCCCGGCCGGAGCGGATGGGGAAGATCGATGCGATCAAGAACCACATGGGGAACTTCTACGACTGCACGAAGTCGCGGAAGACGCCGATCTCGGACGTCGTCAGCCAGCACCGCTCGGCGAGTCTCTGCCACCTGGGGAACATTGCGATGCGGGTGGGCGCCAAGCTGACGTGGGACCCCGCCGCGGAGCAGTTCACCGGCGAGCACGCCGCCCGGGCGAACCCGCATCAGAGCCGGGAACAGCGCTCGGGATTCGAGACGGTGTAG
- a CDS encoding cysteine hydrolase family protein, giving the protein MPTIPHRASPRALAFAAIVVSANLYLLAAEPNASATVEKRTYRHELKKLVNPPPLLADFPEFVDPVRETHRYEAPPLIDEEGADLQVRAWRFSYNARGVIEMPNRLRGDRTAVIVVHPWGIDDGQGWQTPEPAGAAFQCTPERNRVVTKHLTQVVNPLLKSLRNNAKLVMYSLPGKEDPARQKMYRSFRGTPALADIPEGKRELQQQLTAFKYLASELPTSLTLSADSAVIDYYAQIPALDPGPKYNNPGFWSLPVPVHQAIDVARNDVVIYDGEGYPALREFLRQNGVRHILLTGYNTDMCVCATTAGFDNLRQDFNVFLVGDATLATFPAQPTPAVPTSAAVAFASLKVLITQASWIQVSAPAGAAK; this is encoded by the coding sequence ATGCCCACAATTCCCCATCGTGCCAGCCCGCGAGCGCTCGCCTTTGCCGCGATCGTTGTATCAGCAAATCTCTACCTCCTGGCTGCGGAACCGAACGCGTCTGCCACGGTCGAAAAGCGAACCTACCGCCACGAACTGAAGAAGCTGGTCAATCCCCCGCCGCTGCTGGCGGACTTTCCCGAGTTCGTCGATCCGGTTCGCGAAACCCATCGCTACGAAGCCCCGCCGCTGATCGACGAAGAGGGGGCCGACTTGCAGGTACGGGCCTGGCGGTTCTCGTACAACGCCCGCGGCGTGATCGAGATGCCCAATCGATTGCGAGGAGACCGGACCGCGGTGATCGTCGTCCATCCCTGGGGGATCGACGACGGCCAGGGCTGGCAGACTCCCGAACCCGCCGGGGCGGCCTTTCAATGCACTCCCGAACGCAATCGCGTCGTGACGAAACATCTGACGCAAGTCGTCAATCCGCTGCTGAAGTCGCTGCGGAACAACGCGAAACTCGTCATGTACAGCCTGCCGGGCAAGGAAGATCCCGCCCGGCAGAAAATGTATCGTTCCTTTCGAGGAACGCCGGCCTTGGCCGACATTCCCGAAGGCAAACGAGAACTCCAGCAGCAGCTCACCGCGTTCAAGTACCTGGCCAGTGAACTCCCCACGTCTCTGACGCTGTCCGCCGATAGCGCGGTCATCGATTACTATGCACAGATTCCCGCCCTCGATCCGGGACCGAAGTACAACAATCCTGGTTTCTGGTCGCTGCCCGTGCCGGTCCACCAGGCGATTGACGTGGCCCGGAACGACGTCGTGATCTACGACGGCGAGGGCTACCCGGCTCTGCGGGAGTTCCTTCGGCAGAACGGCGTCCGCCACATCCTGTTGACCGGCTACAACACCGACATGTGCGTCTGCGCGACGACGGCGGGATTCGATAACCTGCGGCAGGACTTCAATGTCTTCCTGGTCGGCGACGCCACGCTCGCAACCTTTCCGGCCCAGCCGACGCCCGCCGTGCCGACCTCTGCCGCCGTCGCGTTCGCCTCCCTGAAGGTGCTGATTACGCAGGCATCCTGGATTCAGGTTTCAGCACCCGCCGGAGCAGCCAAATGA